One region of Apus apus isolate bApuApu2 chromosome 6, bApuApu2.pri.cur, whole genome shotgun sequence genomic DNA includes:
- the LOC127386351 gene encoding plasma membrane ascorbate-dependent reductase CYBRD1 translates to MEDYGRFLALLVSALLLGFVSVVFSLVWVFHYREGLSWDGSLGEFNWHPVLAITGFVFIQGIAIIVYRLPWTWKCSKLLMKFIHAGLNTIAMILAIVSMVAVFDYHNARNIPNMYSLHSWIGLAAVIFYALQLFFGFAVFLLPFAPVPLRAALMPIHVYLGLTIFATVIATALMGITEKLIFSLKNPAYSTSPPEAVFVNCLGLLLVTFGALVLWMASRAHWKRPPEENAKVLLPVGGTPEGTEEESTMTDGNNADKSDLRINSEVARKQNLKLDEAGQRSTM, encoded by the exons ATGGAGGACTACGGGCGATTCTTGGCGCTGCTGGTCTCGGCGCTGCTGCTCGGCTTCGTGTCGGTTGTCTTCTCCCTCGTCTGGGTCTTCCACTACCGCgaagggctgagctgggacGGCAGCCTGGGGGAGTTCAACTGGCACCCCGTCCTCGCCATCACGGGCTTCGTCTTCATCCAGGGCATCG CTATTATTGTGTACAGACTGCCCTGGACCTGGAAGTGCAGCAAGCTCCTAATGAAGTTCATACATGCTGGATTAAATACCATAGCAATGATACTTGCAATTGTTTCTATGGTAGCCGTGTTTGATTACCACAATGCCAGGAACATTCCTAACATGTACAGTCTGCACAGCTGGATTGGGCTGGCTGCTGTTATATTTTATGCTCTCCAG CTTTTCTTCGGTTTCGCtgtctttctgctgccttttgctcCCGTTCCTCTCCGAGCAGCTCTCATGCCGATACATGTTTATTTGGGTCTTACCATCTTTGCAACAGTGATTGCAACAGCTCTCATGGGAATCACAGAAAAGCTTATATTTTCAtt GAAAAATCCTGCATACAGTACGTCCCCACCAGAGGCAGTTTTTGTCAACTGCCTTGGTCTTTTGCTTGTCACGTTTGGTGCACTTGTTTTGTGGATGGCAAGCAGGGCCCATTGGAAGCGCCCCCCAGAAGAGAATGCAAAAGTTCTGCTGCCTGTTGGAGGGACTCCTGAAGGCACAGAAGAAGAATCCACCATGACAGATGGTAATAATGCAGATAAATCTGATCTGAGGATCAATAGTGAAGtagccagaaaacaaaacctcaaactTGATGAGGCCGGCCAACGATCAACTATgtaa